A genomic stretch from Mastacembelus armatus chromosome 12, fMasArm1.2, whole genome shotgun sequence includes:
- the lhx3 gene encoding LIM/homeobox protein Lhx3 isoform X1, whose translation MDGHGERNSPKEAPNNREMLLALLSHSEELRKEIPVCAGCNQHIVDRFILKVLDRHWHSKCLKCSDCQAQLADKCFTRGDSVYCKEDFFKRFGTKCAACQQGIPPTQVVRRAQDFVYHLHCFACIVCKRQLATGDEYYLMEDSRLVCKADYETAKQREADSTAKRPRTTITAKQLETLKNAYNNSPKPARHVREQLSSETGLDMRVVQVWFQNRRAKEKRLKKDAGRQRWGQYFRNMKRSRGSSKSDKDSIQEEGMDSDAEVSFTDEPPMSELGHTNGIYSSLSESSPAMGGRQGGNNHSSFSLEHGVLPSQEQFHDIRSNSPYGLPQSPGSLQALPRHQPLISSLVYPDSGLSIMGQGGGPGINPAVRVPMVAANGPSSDLSTGSSGGYPDFPASPASWLDEVDHGQF comes from the exons AGATCCCAGTGTGTGCAGGCTGCAACCAACACATCGTAGACCGCTTCATCCTCAAAGTGCTGGATCGCCACTGGCACAGCAAGTGCCTGAAATGCAGCGACTGCCAGGCCCAACTGGCGGACAAGTGCTTCACCAGGGGCGACAGCGTCTACTGCAAAGAGGATTTCTTCAA GAGATTCGGGACCAAATGCGCAGCGTGTCAGCAGGGCATACCGCCCACACAGGTGGTGAGGAGAGCGCAGGACTTCGTCTACCACCTGCACTGTTTTGCCTGCATCGTGTGCAAGAGACAACTGGCCACAGGTGACGAGTACTATCTGATGGAGGACAGCAGGCTGGTGTGTAAGGCGGACTATGAGACCGCCAAACAGAGAG AAGCAGACTCGACAGCAAAAAGGCCACGAACAACCATCACCGCTAAACAGCTGGAGACACTAAAGAATGCTTACAACAACTCTCCCAAACCTGCACGCCACGTTCGAGAGCAGCTCTCGTCAGAGACGGGCCTGGATATGCGGGTTGTGCAG GTTTGGTTTCAGAACAGGCGAGCTAAAGAGAAAAGGCTGAAGAAAGATGCTGGGCGGCAGAGGTGGGGCCAGTACTTCCGCAACATGAAGAGGTCACGGGGAAGCTCCAAATCAGATAAAGACAGCATCCAGGAGGAAGGCATGGACAGTGATGCAGAAGTGTCTTTCACAG ATGAACCACCCATGTCAGAACTTGGCCACACTAATGGCATCTACAGCAGCCTGAGTGAGTCCTCTCCTGCTATGGGGGGCCGCCAAGGGGGCAACAACCACAGCTCCTTCTCTCTGGAGCATGGTGTTCTCCCCTCACAAGAACAGTTCCATGATATTCGTTCAAACAGCCCTTATGGCCTTCCTCAATCACCGGGGTCACTTCAAGCACTACCCAGACATCAGCCTCTCATCTCCAGCCTGGTCTACCCTGATTCTGGCCTTTCTATTATGGGCCAGGGCGGTGGGCCTGGGATCAATCCTGCCGTGAGGGTGCCCATGGTGGCAGCCAATGGCCCCAGCTCGGACCTCTCCACAGGCAGCAGTGGAGGATACCCAGATTTTCCTGCCAGTCCTGCATCTTGGTTAGATGAAGTGGACCACGGGCAGTTTTGA
- the lhx3 gene encoding LIM/homeobox protein Lhx3 isoform X2, giving the protein MLLEHPGSSCQNTGNFPRYSSGQEIPVCAGCNQHIVDRFILKVLDRHWHSKCLKCSDCQAQLADKCFTRGDSVYCKEDFFKRFGTKCAACQQGIPPTQVVRRAQDFVYHLHCFACIVCKRQLATGDEYYLMEDSRLVCKADYETAKQREADSTAKRPRTTITAKQLETLKNAYNNSPKPARHVREQLSSETGLDMRVVQVWFQNRRAKEKRLKKDAGRQRWGQYFRNMKRSRGSSKSDKDSIQEEGMDSDAEVSFTDEPPMSELGHTNGIYSSLSESSPAMGGRQGGNNHSSFSLEHGVLPSQEQFHDIRSNSPYGLPQSPGSLQALPRHQPLISSLVYPDSGLSIMGQGGGPGINPAVRVPMVAANGPSSDLSTGSSGGYPDFPASPASWLDEVDHGQF; this is encoded by the exons AGATCCCAGTGTGTGCAGGCTGCAACCAACACATCGTAGACCGCTTCATCCTCAAAGTGCTGGATCGCCACTGGCACAGCAAGTGCCTGAAATGCAGCGACTGCCAGGCCCAACTGGCGGACAAGTGCTTCACCAGGGGCGACAGCGTCTACTGCAAAGAGGATTTCTTCAA GAGATTCGGGACCAAATGCGCAGCGTGTCAGCAGGGCATACCGCCCACACAGGTGGTGAGGAGAGCGCAGGACTTCGTCTACCACCTGCACTGTTTTGCCTGCATCGTGTGCAAGAGACAACTGGCCACAGGTGACGAGTACTATCTGATGGAGGACAGCAGGCTGGTGTGTAAGGCGGACTATGAGACCGCCAAACAGAGAG AAGCAGACTCGACAGCAAAAAGGCCACGAACAACCATCACCGCTAAACAGCTGGAGACACTAAAGAATGCTTACAACAACTCTCCCAAACCTGCACGCCACGTTCGAGAGCAGCTCTCGTCAGAGACGGGCCTGGATATGCGGGTTGTGCAG GTTTGGTTTCAGAACAGGCGAGCTAAAGAGAAAAGGCTGAAGAAAGATGCTGGGCGGCAGAGGTGGGGCCAGTACTTCCGCAACATGAAGAGGTCACGGGGAAGCTCCAAATCAGATAAAGACAGCATCCAGGAGGAAGGCATGGACAGTGATGCAGAAGTGTCTTTCACAG ATGAACCACCCATGTCAGAACTTGGCCACACTAATGGCATCTACAGCAGCCTGAGTGAGTCCTCTCCTGCTATGGGGGGCCGCCAAGGGGGCAACAACCACAGCTCCTTCTCTCTGGAGCATGGTGTTCTCCCCTCACAAGAACAGTTCCATGATATTCGTTCAAACAGCCCTTATGGCCTTCCTCAATCACCGGGGTCACTTCAAGCACTACCCAGACATCAGCCTCTCATCTCCAGCCTGGTCTACCCTGATTCTGGCCTTTCTATTATGGGCCAGGGCGGTGGGCCTGGGATCAATCCTGCCGTGAGGGTGCCCATGGTGGCAGCCAATGGCCCCAGCTCGGACCTCTCCACAGGCAGCAGTGGAGGATACCCAGATTTTCCTGCCAGTCCTGCATCTTGGTTAGATGAAGTGGACCACGGGCAGTTTTGA
- the tmem250 gene encoding transmembrane protein 250: MPVIPIPRRVRSFHGPHTTCMHSACGSTHTSKLVRTKYNNFDLYLRSRCMYSFLRFLLYFGCSLLTSLLWVALSALFFLQYMSVRVLLRLQYKLSVILLLLGHRRLDFGLLNDLIIYSMQITMFLVGGLGWCFMVFVDM; encoded by the coding sequence ATGCCTGTGATCCCCATCCCACGACGGGTGCGCAGCTTCCATGGCCCCCACACCACCTGCATGCACTCGGCTTGTGGGTCGACGCACACTTCCAAGCTAGTGCGCACCAAGTACAATAACTTTGACCTCTACCTGCGCTCACGCTGCATGTACAGCTTCCTCCGTTTCCTCCTCTACTTTGGCTGCAGTCTGCTGACCTCTCTGCTCTGGGTGGCactttctgctcttttcttCCTGCAGTACATGAGTGTGCGTGTGCTCCTGCGGCTGCAGTACAAGCTATCAGTCATTCTGCTTTTGTTAGGGCACAGGCGCCTGGACTTTGGCCTACTTAATGACCTGATCATCTACAGCATGCAGATCACCATGTTTCTGGTGGGGGGGCTCGGCTGGTGCTTTATGGTGTTTGTGGACATGTAG